In the Syntrophus aciditrophicus SB genome, TTGACTGGAAAAAGGTTGGGGAAGTCCTGACCGAGGCACGGGGAATTCCTGTTCCCATATCTGGTCCCCCTCAGGAAAATGCCGACGGCGCTTTGAAAACGATAGAAGTCGCCCATCCGGTAAAATTGTATGGCAGGCCGGAAATACCGGAGCTGAAGGTGGATTCGTGGTATGTCATGGCTGCTGACCAGAGCGATCGAACAAACGCGATGAGGATCGCTGCCATCATAAACCACCAGGGGCCGCAAATCCCGGCAAGGATTTTATCAAAGGGCAAAAGCTATCGTGTCATTGCCGGTCCTTTCAATAACCTCACTGATGCGAGAGATGCAGTCAAACGTTTGAAAATCGATTTGGACATCAAAGGCATTTTAATTGAACCTGCGGGCAAGTGATAGTTGATGACGTTTTTTCTGTTCATCGTTGCAATTTAAATAATACAGGAATACAATAACATGCAGGGGCGTGAGATAATTGTGGCAAAATTACATAGAATGTCGTATCTTCCTTTAAAAATTGGGGAGTCCTGGAAAAAATGGACAATGTGCTGATCGTATTTCTATTGAGATTATGAAAAGGGGTCGAAATAATCAGCGCTTCGAGGAATTCTTAACAGTCATTTTCATACGGTAAAATAAACAAAAAGGAGGTGATTAGAGGATGAAGAAAAGTGTCTGGATGATTTCAATCATGTTTTTCCTCTCTATGACTTTGGTGGGTTGTGCAACGAAGGGCGACTTAGAGAAAGTGCAGGCTCAGGAACAGCAGATTAATCTGAAAGCTGATCAGGCGTTGAAGGCGTCTCAGGATGCCAACGAGGCAGCGATCAAGGCAGCCGAGGCCGCCAAGATGGCTGAGGAGAGAGCGGTAGCCGCCGAGGAAAGAGCGAAAGCCGCCGAGGAGAGGGCTGAGCAGGCTGACACAATGTTCAAGAAATCAATGAGGAAGTAAGCCAATTTTTTGAGTGTGATCGTTAACTTTAACTGCAGGGTTACGGAAAGAGAGATGGCAGGATTTTGAAACCCTTCCATCTTTCTTTCCCTGCCCAGTGTTATATGAATTAAGTTTTTCCTCCTGTTAGAGCAGGGCCAGGCTGTCGGCCAGGGCCATACCGGTCCGGGTTGGCTGGAGGCGGCCGTTCACGATTTTCAGATGTCCTGCATCAAGAAGCAGTTCATAATCCCTTTCCTTTACAGACCATAGATTCCATCCGAATTTCTCTTCAAAATCGTCAAGATCTATTCCCGCGCTGGTACGGAACCCGAGGAAAAGAGCCTCGAATTGCAGTTCCTCCCTGGTCAAATTTTCGCAGAACTCCATGGGCAGTTTGCCTTGATTCAGACGCTGGATATAATCTTCCAAAGATCGAACATTCATCCAGCGCTTCTCTCCATCAAAGGAATGAGCGGAGGGACCGAGCCCAAGATAAGGAATATGATGCCAGTATTTCGAATTATGACGGGATATTCGGGAGTCTCCGCGGGCAAAATTGGAAACTTCATAGTGACAATATCCTGCTTTCTCAAGAAATTCCGACGTGTCCATAAATAATTCAAAAAGTTCGTCATTATCCGGCGTGAGAATAAGGCCCTTTTTGTAAGATTGCCCAAGAGGTGTCTCAGGTTCCACCGTAAGCTGATAACAGGATAGATGCGGAATCTGAAAGGTTAACGCCTGTTCCAGAGTCTTTATCCATGTATTGCGTTTCTGTCCGGGAATTCCATAAATGAGATCAATTCCGAAATTGCCGAAACCGGCCTGAAGGGATGCCTCAATGGCCCGGATTGCCTGCCTGCCGTTGTGCCTTCGGCCCAGAAATTCCAGGATATGGTTGTCGAAGGACTGCACCCCGATATTCAATCTGTTGATTCCCAGTGAGCGCAGTTCTTTCATCACGGAAACCGAGATATCCGCCGGATTTGCTTCCAGGGTAATTTCCGCCTCTTTGGAAATTTTAAAGTGCTGGTGGAGATGTTCAAGAAGACGGTTCAGTTGATCCGGGCGTAAAACTGAAGGAGTGCCACCGCCAATATAAAGCGTGTCAAAGAATTTAAAAACTTTGCCGCGGAGGTTCATCTCCCGGCAAATCGCATCCAGAAAATCGGTAATCCTGCTCAGTTCTGTTACAGAAAAAAAATCACAGTATCGGCATTTGATTTCACAGAAGGGTATATGGAGATAGAGACCTGGATTATCCTCGGCCCTTCTCTTCCCGACCGGTTTGGAGGACTGACTCTTCGGTTTTTGCATGGAAATGAAGAAGTTATGGTGAACCTGCATGTCAATCCGCATCCGATTTCAATACGGATAGAAAAGCGCTCTGGGGTATGCTGACCTGCCCGATCATCTTCATTCGTTTTTTGCCCTTTTTCTGTTTTTCCAGTAGCTTTCGTTTCCGTGAAATATCCCCGCCGTAGCACTTGGCGATTACGTCCTTTCGAAACGGCGTAATCGTAGTTCGGGAAATGATTTCACCGCCGATTGCGCCCTGAATAGCGATCTTGAACATCTGTCGCGGTATTTCCTCCTTGAGACGTTCGCAGGCCTGGAGGCCGCGCGCACGGGCCCTATCCCGGTGAACGATCTGGGAGAGGGCGTCAACCCGTTCCCCGTTGACCAGGATGTCCAGCAGAACCAGTTGACTTTCCCGATAGTCGATCAACTCGTAATCAAAGGAACCGTAGCCTTGAGTGACAGATTTGAAGCGGTCATAAAAGTCATAGATCACTTCGGCAAGAGGCATTTCGTAAAGAAGTTCCACACGGCCGGGGCTGGGATAATTCAGAGTCGAATTCACTCCCCGCTTTTCCATGCATAGTTTCATCACAGCCCCGAGATACCGTTCCGGAAGCATCAGCGTTGCTCGGATGTAAGGTTCCTCGGAAAGTTCGATGGAAGAGGAACCCGGATAATGCGCCGGATTGTCAACATAAACGA is a window encoding:
- a CDS encoding Lpp/OprI family alanine-zipper lipoprotein yields the protein MKKSVWMISIMFFLSMTLVGCATKGDLEKVQAQEQQINLKADQALKASQDANEAAIKAAEAAKMAEERAVAAEERAKAAEERAEQADTMFKKSMRK
- the hemW gene encoding radical SAM family heme chaperone HemW, yielding MQVHHNFFISMQKPKSQSSKPVGKRRAEDNPGLYLHIPFCEIKCRYCDFFSVTELSRITDFLDAICREMNLRGKVFKFFDTLYIGGGTPSVLRPDQLNRLLEHLHQHFKISKEAEITLEANPADISVSVMKELRSLGINRLNIGVQSFDNHILEFLGRRHNGRQAIRAIEASLQAGFGNFGIDLIYGIPGQKRNTWIKTLEQALTFQIPHLSCYQLTVEPETPLGQSYKKGLILTPDNDELFELFMDTSEFLEKAGYCHYEVSNFARGDSRISRHNSKYWHHIPYLGLGPSAHSFDGEKRWMNVRSLEDYIQRLNQGKLPMEFCENLTREELQFEALFLGFRTSAGIDLDDFEEKFGWNLWSVKERDYELLLDAGHLKIVNGRLQPTRTGMALADSLALL